The candidate division WOR-3 bacterium region AAAAGATAATCGCGGAAAAGAAATTAGAAAATTCATTCGGCAGAATTATAATCCCCGTGGAGAACCTCGTGAAGATAAAGAAAGGAAAGAAAGTAATAGAAGAGAAAAGACTCTACCCCGGATATATCGTGATTGAGATGGCGGGAACCGATGAAAATTTGAGGCTTGTGAACAACATCTCAGGAGTAACCCATTTTCTCGGTTCAAAGACAAAGCCGATTCCTTTGAATGACAGTGAAATCAAAGCGCTGCTTGAGCAGGTGAAAGAGTCAAAAGAGAAGGTGATAACGAAAATTCCTTTTGCAAAGGGCGAACGGGTGACTGTGACGGACGGACCGTTTACCGACTTCATCGGCACTGTGGAAGACGTCTACCCTGAACGCGAAAAGGTCAAAGTCCTGGTGGTGATTTTCGGCAGAACCACGCCCATCGAGTTGGGATTTCATCAATTGAAGAGTATGTGAGGTTATCTATGGCAAAGAAAGTAATAGCTACAGTAAAATTACAGATTCCCGCCGGAAGTGCAACACCGGCACCGCCGGTAGGCCCTGCATTGGGACAGCACGGTCTCAACATAATGGAATTCTGCAAGGCATTCAATGCAGAGACAAAGAATCTCGCCGGCCTTGTCATCCCGGCGGTAATTACGATATATAATGATCGGACATTCTCATATATATTGAAAAGTCCACCGGCATCGATTCTTCTCAAACAGGCAGCGGGTATAGCCAAAGGCTCTGCGGTTCCGAATCGAGAAAAGGTCGGTAAGGTGACAAAGGCCCAGATAAAAGAGATTGCTGAAAGGAAATTTAAAGATCTGAACAGTGACACGATAGAACAGGCGATGAAAATAATCGAAGGTACCGCAAGAAGTATGGGAATCACTGTGGAGGATTGATGAAACGATCAAAACGCTATAAAGAATTAAAATCCAAGGTTGAAGCAAAAAAATACTCTTTGAAAGAGGCACTGGAAAAAGTGAAAGAACTGGCATCCGCCAAATACGACGAATCCGTGGACATTTCGATCAAACTCAATATCGATCCGAAGAAAACCGACCAACTGGTGCGGGGAATATCAAACCTGCCGCACGGAACCGGTAAGAAGAAAAAAATTCTGGTACTTACGAAAGGCGAAAAAGAGAATGAAGCGAAAGAAGCAGGAGCCGATTATGTCGGATTCGACGAATATATCGAAAAGATAAAAAAGGGTTGGGCCGATGTGGATGTCATCATTGCAACACCGGACGTTATGTCTGATGTCGGTAAACTGGGTAAGATTCTCGGTCCAAAAGGCCTGATGCCCTCGCCCAAGGTGGGGACCGTGACGTTCGACGTCAGTGCTCAGGTAAAGGCATTGAAAAAAGGAAAGGTCGAATTCAAGACCGACAAAACAGGGTGCATCCATATATCCGTCGGAAGAATATCATTTGATACGACTAAACTCGAAGAAAACGTACTCACATTTCTCGAGGACTTGCTGGCTGTCAAACCTTCCGGGGTCAAAGGCCAGTTTCTTAAATCAATGACCCTCTCATCGACGATCGGTCCGGGAATAAAACTTGATGAAAAAGGTGTTCTCGAACAAGTTCGAAAAGGAGGTCTATAATGCCCTCACAATATAATATCGAGTATCTTAAGAAAACCAAAGAAAAACTGAAGACAGGGAAAGCGTTCTATTTCACTGATTTCACCGGTATATCCGTCCAGAATATGGAAAAACTGCGCAGGGAATTGAAGAAAAACAACGGTAATTATCTCGTCCTCAAAAATACATTAGGGCTTCTCGCGATGAAAGACCTCGGATATGAGGAAGAAGTGATAAGCAAGATGTTCACCGGACCTACGGGTATTGCAATCGCCTTTGACGATCCCATACCCCTGGCAAAGATTATAACCAACTACGAGAATTTAAAAATAAAAGGAAGCCTTATCGAAGGAAAGTTTTATGTAACCGAAGACGTAATCAGATTTTCCAGAATACCACCGAAGGAGTCACTATACGGTCAACTGGTCGGCTCCTTGAATCTACTCGGAAATTTCGCCAATGTTCTGGAAAGTCTATTGAGAAATTTAATTAGCACCATTGAAGCGATTAAAAATAAGGAGGAAAAATGACGGCAAAAACCAAAAAAGGTGTTGATGCTATTGTCGAAGAAATCGGTAATTTGAGCGTACTCGAGCTCTCGGAATTAGTAAAGGCGCTGCAGGATAAATTCGGTGTGAGCGCTGCAGCACCTGTACAGGTCGTGGCTCAAGGCGCCGCAGACGCTGGTCCGGCGAAAGCTGAAGAAAAATCAGAATTCACCGTAACCATGACCTCCTGCGGTGATAAAAAGATTCAGGTTCTGAAAGTACTCCGTGAGCTTACTGGCCTCGGCTTGAAGGAAGCAAAAGATATGATTGATAATCTCCCCAAAGATATAAAAGAAGGAGTATCCAAGGAAGAAGCTCAGAACATGAAGAGTAAACTCGAAGAAGTCGGCGCCACCATTGAGCTCAAATGATTCCGAATAGCTCTAAATCAAGCATCGATAAAAACGTCCTGAACTCAATTCAGTGAAACAGAAGATTATACGGCGCAACTTAGAAAGACATTAGTCTTTGATTGATGTGTATTATAATATTACAACTATGATTATATCAATAGTTGTAAGGATAAAATATTATTAGAGGGGGATGAAAAGATATTATGAGAAATATTATTGATTTCTCAAAAAATAAATCAACCTTCAAGATGCCTCATCTGCTCGAGGTACAGCTGGAATCCTACAAGCAGTTCATCAATAAATCGATCAAAAAGATCTTCAATGAACTCTTCCCGGTTTCGGATATCCATAACCGCTATCAATTGGTGTATAATTCCCACCGCTTTGGACCGGCGA contains the following coding sequences:
- the nusG gene encoding transcription termination/antitermination factor NusG, producing the protein MQWFVVHTLTGHEQKVKKILEKIIAEKKLENSFGRIIIPVENLVKIKKGKKVIEEKRLYPGYIVIEMAGTDENLRLVNNISGVTHFLGSKTKPIPLNDSEIKALLEQVKESKEKVITKIPFAKGERVTVTDGPFTDFIGTVEDVYPEREKVKVLVVIFGRTTPIELGFHQLKSM
- the rplK gene encoding 50S ribosomal protein L11 codes for the protein MAKKVIATVKLQIPAGSATPAPPVGPALGQHGLNIMEFCKAFNAETKNLAGLVIPAVITIYNDRTFSYILKSPPASILLKQAAGIAKGSAVPNREKVGKVTKAQIKEIAERKFKDLNSDTIEQAMKIIEGTARSMGITVED
- a CDS encoding 50S ribosomal protein L1, with product MMKRSKRYKELKSKVEAKKYSLKEALEKVKELASAKYDESVDISIKLNIDPKKTDQLVRGISNLPHGTGKKKKILVLTKGEKENEAKEAGADYVGFDEYIEKIKKGWADVDVIIATPDVMSDVGKLGKILGPKGLMPSPKVGTVTFDVSAQVKALKKGKVEFKTDKTGCIHISVGRISFDTTKLEENVLTFLEDLLAVKPSGVKGQFLKSMTLSSTIGPGIKLDEKGVLEQVRKGGL
- a CDS encoding 50S ribosomal protein L10, producing the protein MPSQYNIEYLKKTKEKLKTGKAFYFTDFTGISVQNMEKLRRELKKNNGNYLVLKNTLGLLAMKDLGYEEEVISKMFTGPTGIAIAFDDPIPLAKIITNYENLKIKGSLIEGKFYVTEDVIRFSRIPPKESLYGQLVGSLNLLGNFANVLESLLRNLISTIEAIKNKEEK
- a CDS encoding 50S ribosomal protein L7/L12 — encoded protein: MTAKTKKGVDAIVEEIGNLSVLELSELVKALQDKFGVSAAAPVQVVAQGAADAGPAKAEEKSEFTVTMTSCGDKKIQVLKVLRELTGLGLKEAKDMIDNLPKDIKEGVSKEEAQNMKSKLEEVGATIELK